In one Crocosphaera sp. UHCC 0190 genomic region, the following are encoded:
- the dpdE gene encoding protein DpdE: MTNGSLVRSTDNTLGIGKLITVEQPFATVEYFSTLGQPITQTLPISSLRRVKLSRQTRCYLYEEETETWQMGRIYAWDEERQQYQLDLPHSHTIFASEKQIYVRCNQPIEDPIHILAIKGQETPYFHTLRTPLLKTIIEQRAISRGMTGLLSANIELFPHQVEVIRRVLEDPIQRYLLADEVGLGKTIEAGAILRQFLLDEPTEKALVIVPPSLYYQWQQELESKFYLSHFGARVRLISTENSKNLDILSDNYHFLIIDEAHHIAAMATSEDLVKRSYFEICRKLAHQAEKLLLLSATPVLHHEQDFLAMLHLLDPTSYQLDDIDGFRERIEKRQEIGRVLLSFKEGIGGFPLKKTVNKLKTLFREDKTLLTLIDGLQTSMQVKDENIQVKDEEAINQQIRVIRTYISDTYRLHRRMLRNRRATVEDVIFDRNALPKLEYDLDERMYAIHELLDEWRIIAPHDVNYQRIFSLLFCSSNTWLGVLKQVVETRLKGILNTSLIDDCSMIMSSESLDKTESNQSDDIIHSLIKDIGEKEYKILLATPSFEGEINILKSILEILNSPSEDGDRLELLNLIIFYNLADILDLQSFKSNLEKLEYRVKQRINRPFSEDKFPKLIIFTSFTLTCTAIVNYLVEKFGKDTVVSHQVGDSKETIETNLTKFKNEPRCFILVADKSGEEGKNLQFVDGVIHFDLPFSPNQLEQRLGRIDRIGGKMKVNSWLLAGIDTSNSLSDAWYQLLNEGFNIFNQSIASLQFYIDVKLSKIEEILFKVGTDGIKKSISLIKEEIEQETIKISEQNALDEIDNRSQTALNYFNILESYDDQHQTIEKVVEGWLCKALRFKQVYDTNLYDVRTYKPTEKTLVSATELKTYFAGKTQFKGVYNRRLANKYQGVHFYRIGQPLMDTLTNYFNWDDRGKAFAMWRKDTTWDSSEGGEWLGFRFDYLIEINWQEINSVLKEFTPSQINEKSLKYPHVNEKALKRQGDALFPPQVETIFLDQYFEPVEDDKLLRILQRSYCRKGGENRDYNLAKNRLSLLDEFIDSSQWPNFCHQARKQSENLLRESSYFVKMCQKQTISAKVKLMNRLHQLQSRYSRFPQPKLWDELQLETALNEAFVKAISTPSLKLDAVGFMIVSGRSPVNSNDIENET; encoded by the coding sequence ATGACTAATGGTTCCTTGGTGCGTTCTACGGATAATACTTTAGGAATTGGGAAATTGATAACAGTTGAACAACCATTCGCAACGGTTGAATATTTCTCAACCTTGGGACAACCCATTACCCAAACCCTTCCTATTTCTTCTCTGCGTCGTGTCAAACTGTCTCGTCAAACCCGATGTTATCTCTATGAAGAAGAAACCGAAACTTGGCAAATGGGGCGTATTTATGCTTGGGATGAAGAAAGACAACAATATCAACTAGATTTACCCCATAGTCACACCATTTTCGCCTCAGAAAAGCAAATTTATGTGCGCTGTAATCAACCCATTGAAGATCCCATCCACATCTTAGCCATCAAAGGACAGGAAACCCCCTATTTTCATACCTTACGCACTCCTTTACTCAAAACAATTATCGAACAACGGGCGATTAGTCGGGGCATGACAGGGTTATTATCTGCCAATATTGAGTTATTCCCCCATCAAGTCGAAGTCATCCGTCGGGTATTAGAAGATCCCATACAACGCTATTTACTCGCTGATGAGGTGGGTTTAGGCAAAACTATCGAAGCAGGGGCAATTTTACGGCAATTTCTTCTGGATGAACCCACAGAGAAAGCATTAGTCATAGTTCCTCCTTCTCTCTATTATCAATGGCAACAAGAGTTAGAATCAAAGTTTTATTTATCGCATTTTGGGGCTAGAGTTAGGCTTATTTCGACAGAAAACAGTAAAAACTTAGATATTTTATCTGATAACTATCATTTTCTTATCATAGATGAAGCGCACCATATCGCCGCTATGGCCACTTCTGAGGATCTAGTCAAACGTTCCTATTTTGAAATCTGCCGAAAATTAGCCCATCAAGCTGAAAAATTGCTGCTTTTGTCTGCTACTCCTGTTTTACACCATGAACAGGATTTTTTAGCTATGTTACACCTCTTAGATCCCACTAGCTATCAATTAGACGATATTGACGGTTTTCGAGAACGAATAGAGAAGCGACAGGAAATAGGACGAGTTTTATTGTCGTTTAAGGAAGGAATAGGGGGTTTTCCTCTGAAAAAGACGGTTAATAAGCTGAAAACCCTGTTTAGGGAGGATAAAACCCTTTTAACTTTGATAGATGGGTTACAAACTTCTATGCAAGTTAAGGATGAGAATATACAAGTTAAGGATGAAGAAGCAATAAATCAACAAATTCGGGTAATTCGGACTTATATTAGTGATACTTATCGATTACATCGACGGATGTTGCGTAACCGTCGTGCTACAGTTGAAGATGTCATTTTTGACCGTAATGCTCTCCCTAAACTAGAATATGATTTAGATGAGCGTATGTATGCTATTCATGAATTGTTAGATGAATGGCGTATTATTGCACCCCATGATGTTAATTATCAGCGTATTTTTTCTTTACTGTTTTGTAGTAGTAATACTTGGTTAGGGGTTTTAAAACAAGTTGTTGAAACTCGTTTAAAAGGAATTTTAAATACTTCATTAATTGATGATTGTTCAATGATAATGAGCAGTGAATCTTTGGATAAGACTGAATCTAATCAAAGTGATGACATTATTCATTCTTTAATTAAAGATATAGGAGAAAAAGAGTATAAAATCTTATTAGCAACTCCTAGTTTTGAAGGAGAAATAAACATTCTCAAGTCCATACTAGAAATATTAAATAGTCCCTCAGAAGACGGAGATAGATTAGAATTATTAAACCTTATTATTTTCTATAATTTAGCTGATATTCTTGATTTACAATCTTTTAAAAGTAACTTAGAAAAATTAGAATACAGAGTTAAACAAAGAATCAATCGACCTTTTTCTGAAGATAAATTTCCTAAATTAATTATTTTTACCAGTTTTACATTAACCTGTACAGCTATTGTTAATTATCTAGTAGAGAAGTTTGGTAAAGATACTGTGGTTAGTCATCAGGTAGGAGATAGTAAAGAAACCATTGAAACTAACTTAACTAAGTTTAAAAATGAGCCTCGATGTTTTATTTTAGTAGCTGATAAATCAGGAGAAGAAGGCAAAAACTTACAATTTGTTGACGGAGTTATTCATTTTGACTTACCCTTTTCCCCTAACCAACTAGAACAAAGATTAGGAAGAATAGATAGAATAGGGGGAAAAATGAAAGTAAATAGTTGGTTATTAGCAGGTATTGATACTTCTAATAGTTTATCTGATGCTTGGTATCAACTCCTAAATGAAGGGTTTAATATTTTTAATCAATCTATTGCTAGTTTACAGTTTTATATTGATGTAAAGTTATCCAAAATAGAAGAAATTTTGTTTAAAGTAGGTACTGATGGTATCAAAAAAAGTATTAGTCTAATTAAAGAAGAAATAGAACAAGAAACGATTAAAATAAGTGAACAAAATGCCCTTGATGAAATAGATAATCGTTCTCAAACTGCCCTCAATTATTTTAACATTCTAGAAAGTTATGATGACCAACATCAAACCATAGAAAAGGTAGTAGAAGGTTGGTTATGTAAAGCCTTGAGATTTAAACAGGTTTATGATACCAACTTATATGATGTGAGAACCTATAAACCCACTGAAAAAACCTTAGTTTCTGCTACAGAGTTAAAAACTTATTTTGCGGGAAAGACACAGTTTAAAGGCGTTTACAACCGTCGTCTAGCTAATAAATATCAAGGGGTACACTTCTATCGAATTGGACAACCCTTAATGGACACATTAACTAATTATTTTAACTGGGATGATCGAGGAAAAGCATTTGCTATGTGGCGAAAAGATACGACATGGGATAGTAGTGAAGGAGGAGAATGGTTAGGGTTTCGTTTTGATTATTTAATCGAAATAAACTGGCAGGAAATAAACTCAGTTTTAAAAGAATTTACTCCCTCTCAAATCAATGAAAAATCATTAAAGTATCCTCATGTCAATGAAAAAGCCTTAAAACGTCAAGGAGATGCTTTATTTCCTCCCCAGGTTGAAACTATCTTTTTAGATCAATATTTTGAGCCTGTAGAAGATGATAAATTATTACGGATTTTACAACGTTCTTATTGTCGGAAAGGAGGAGAAAACCGTGACTATAACTTAGCTAAAAATAGGTTATCCCTATTGGATGAATTTATCGATTCTAGTCAATGGCCAAACTTTTGTCATCAGGCTAGAAAACAATCCGAAAATTTACTGAGAGAGTCTTCATATTTCGTTAAAATGTGTCAAAAGCAAACCATTTCTGCTAAAGTAAAATTAATGAATCGTTTACATCAATTACAGTCTCGTTACTCCCGTTTTCCTCAACCGAAATTATGGGATGAACTGCAACTAGAAACAGCATTAAATGAAGCATTTGTCAAGGCTATTTCTACTCCTAGTTTAAAATTAGACGCAGTGGGATTTATGATTGTTTCTGGACGTTCTCCAGTAAATTCTAATGATATAGAAAATGAAACTTGA
- the dpdF gene encoding protein DpdF gives MTDTFDHLKQLIEAGKWGKRLPNNSSFKEPCHQRLFNALKTVETDNEPTPLELVGLIRHFLRREDEDINGGTPQTLKVPRYYPYPNDKPIWERCGMGILQENDDNFLIYATPWYPNWLNFSESPEKDAFAEVKRRNYSYKTPVLGDISTRSPKQPNIDSGQHFLSLVGLTHYRSIGQEEAIKAVLTAPEKATVVINLPTGAGKSLCAQLPALLASKQGGVSVIVVPTTALALDQERALSAYISHPTAYYGDTSEAGKQRSREISQRISKGTQRIVFTSPESLISSLSSCLYDAAKQGYLRYLVIDEVHMVEQWGEEFRPAFQEIPGLRQDLLRYTSFKTVLLTATLTESCLDTLETLFGEPGDFQTLSAVQLRPEPSYWFSRCNSERERQNRLLEAIYHLPRPIIIYASKREDVYRWDDLLANAGFRRFAVMTGETPTTQRSQLIQQWRDKSIDIVVATSAFGLGVDQQDVRSVIHVCIPETIDRFYQEVGRGGRDGKASISLTLYTQNNNYQFQDDYKIAASLNEKRSITLDRGLQRWESMFNAKKRESEGLYRVNLDVPPSMSGKDIDMNSQQNRNWNSRTLILMSQAGLIEIDWRQPPQRQDYSSKEAYQKASENHQNSRIIRIKNEFHLKPETWDNYVEPIRKQRQRQNTRNLKLMKEALWERPNRCLSAIFQEAYTIPGKNEPNPRKNISVSLACGGCPWCRQQHKTPFASIMPHPSPIWKTCDYSLGNKLSKILKNENLLLIFYDSYQIKNLTNNNFYEVYHSQKIDNENLKDLQSKFKTNNFYNVTQGQDIDNKDLKGLPKTLEQLIQWLIRQGVKNLISPIPLNLSFSQNEIVFFYDEFQPIKMYPLPTVIYHPPNRTLPKKYLYANKFNVPHIILLPSNTKDPNRSDRFLINVFNGHSFSLDVFCKEINL, from the coding sequence ATGACGGATACTTTTGACCATCTAAAACAGTTAATTGAAGCAGGAAAATGGGGAAAAAGACTACCTAATAATTCTTCATTCAAAGAACCCTGTCATCAACGTTTATTTAACGCCTTAAAGACTGTAGAAACAGATAACGAACCCACTCCTTTAGAATTAGTCGGTTTAATACGTCATTTCCTCAGACGAGAAGACGAAGACATCAACGGAGGAACCCCCCAAACCCTGAAAGTTCCCCGTTATTATCCTTATCCCAATGATAAACCCATCTGGGAACGATGCGGAATGGGCATTTTACAGGAAAATGATGATAATTTCCTGATTTATGCTACTCCTTGGTATCCCAACTGGTTAAATTTCTCAGAATCACCCGAAAAAGACGCATTTGCTGAGGTAAAACGGCGAAATTATAGTTATAAGACTCCCGTATTGGGTGATATTTCTACGAGATCGCCCAAGCAACCAAATATTGACTCAGGGCAACATTTTCTGTCCTTGGTAGGATTAACCCATTATCGCAGTATTGGACAAGAAGAAGCCATCAAAGCGGTATTAACCGCCCCTGAGAAGGCGACAGTGGTAATAAACCTACCCACTGGGGCAGGAAAAAGCCTATGCGCCCAACTTCCGGCACTTTTAGCCTCAAAACAAGGAGGAGTCAGTGTTATTGTTGTCCCCACCACTGCCTTAGCGTTAGATCAGGAACGGGCTTTATCTGCCTATATTTCCCATCCTACCGCTTATTATGGGGATACTTCTGAAGCAGGAAAACAACGAAGCAGGGAGATAAGTCAACGAATTAGCAAAGGAACGCAGCGTATCGTGTTTACTTCCCCAGAAAGCCTCATTTCGTCTCTATCTTCTTGTTTATACGATGCTGCTAAACAGGGTTACTTACGCTATTTGGTCATTGATGAAGTCCACATGGTGGAACAGTGGGGAGAAGAGTTTCGCCCTGCTTTTCAGGAAATTCCAGGGTTAAGGCAAGATTTACTCCGTTATACTTCCTTTAAAACTGTTTTACTAACAGCAACTCTCACAGAATCTTGTTTAGACACCTTAGAAACCCTGTTTGGTGAACCAGGGGACTTTCAAACCCTTTCGGCGGTTCAACTGCGTCCCGAACCGTCTTACTGGTTTAGTCGCTGTAACAGTGAGAGAGAACGACAAAATCGACTGTTAGAGGCTATTTATCATCTGCCACGACCTATTATCATCTATGCTTCTAAACGAGAAGATGTTTATCGATGGGATGACTTATTAGCAAATGCAGGGTTTAGACGGTTTGCAGTGATGACAGGAGAAACCCCCACAACACAGCGATCGCAACTGATCCAACAGTGGAGAGATAAAAGTATTGACATAGTGGTGGCCACTTCTGCGTTTGGGTTGGGGGTGGATCAGCAAGATGTCCGTTCCGTGATCCACGTTTGTATTCCTGAAACCATCGATCGCTTTTACCAGGAAGTGGGGAGGGGGGGACGAGACGGGAAAGCGTCTATTTCTTTGACCCTTTATACCCAAAATAATAACTATCAATTTCAGGATGATTACAAGATCGCAGCATCTTTAAACGAAAAGCGGAGTATTACCTTAGATCGGGGACTGCAACGATGGGAAAGTATGTTTAATGCCAAAAAAAGGGAATCTGAGGGTTTATATCGAGTTAATCTCGATGTTCCTCCCTCAATGTCTGGGAAGGATATTGACATGAATAGTCAACAAAACCGCAACTGGAATAGTCGAACCCTTATCTTAATGAGTCAAGCAGGTTTAATTGAAATTGACTGGAGACAACCTCCACAGCGTCAGGACTACTCTTCAAAAGAAGCTTATCAAAAAGCCTCTGAAAATCATCAAAATTCCCGTATTATCCGCATAAAAAATGAATTTCACTTAAAACCTGAAACCTGGGACAATTATGTTGAACCCATTCGTAAACAACGTCAACGACAAAACACCCGTAACCTAAAGTTGATGAAAGAAGCGTTATGGGAACGTCCTAACCGTTGTTTATCAGCGATTTTTCAAGAAGCTTATACCATTCCAGGGAAAAATGAACCAAACCCAAGAAAAAACATTTCTGTTTCTCTTGCTTGTGGGGGGTGTCCTTGGTGTCGTCAACAGCATAAAACACCCTTTGCTTCCATTATGCCCCATCCTTCTCCTATTTGGAAAACCTGTGATTATTCTCTAGGAAATAAGTTAAGTAAAATTCTAAAAAATGAAAACTTACTATTAATTTTCTATGATAGTTATCAGATAAAAAACTTGACAAATAACAACTTTTATGAGGTTTATCACAGTCAAAAAATTGATAATGAAAACTTAAAAGATTTACAAAGCAAGTTTAAAACTAATAACTTCTATAACGTTACTCAAGGTCAAGATATTGACAACAAAGACTTAAAAGGTTTACCGAAAACGTTAGAACAATTAATACAATGGTTGATTCGTCAGGGAGTGAAGAACTTAATTTCTCCTATTCCTTTAAATCTCTCTTTTTCTCAGAATGAGATTGTCTTTTTTTATGATGAGTTTCAACCAATTAAAATGTATCCTCTTCCCACTGTAATTTATCATCCTCCTAACCGTACTCTTCCTAAAAAGTATCTCTATGCTAACAAATTCAATGTTCCTCATATTATTTTATTACCCAGTAATACGAAAGATCCGAATAGAAGCGATCGCTTTCTAATTAATGTGTTTAATGGACATAGTTTTAGCCTTGATGTTTTCTGTAAGGAGATTAATTTATGA